In Panicum virgatum strain AP13 chromosome 5K, P.virgatum_v5, whole genome shotgun sequence, the genomic window CACTAGGGCTTCATGTAAGCTAATGATTTGAGCTGCATGTATAGCGACATGCATGCTGATCCCCACTGTACGCACAATCAGGAGATATTTATCCTCTCCAAATCATTGTTGAATGCAGTTTAAAGACATGGTTATCTTTGTGCGAAAAGAAGAGACGTGCTAGCAGTATGCTACCTTTACTAATAGACTGTTGATATTACATGAAAGGACGGCAGATTATACATCTCTGTCTGACAGTGAACTGATATGGTCTGGAACGAATGATGGCAGGTTCTATGTGGCGGAGACGGTGCTGGCGCTGGAGTACCTGCACATGATGGGGGTGGTGTACAGGGACCTCAAGCCGGAGAACGTCCTGGTGCGTGGGGACGGCCACATCATGCTCTCGGACTTCGACCTCTCCCTCAAGTGCGACGTCGTCCCGATGCTGCTCCGGCACAACAGCCTCCCCCacaatgccgccgccgcggccaagcCGTCCTGCGTCCCGCCGATCCAGCCGGTGCTGTCGTGCCTCTTCAAGGGCGTGCACAAGTGCCATGCGAAGGAGGAGGCCGTGCCGAAGAAGCCCGGCGACGACGAGGCTGGCGGGGCGTCGTCGGAGCCCGCGGACACCAACCCGGAGCTGGTGGTGGAGCCCGTCTCGGCGCGGTCCAAGTCCTTCGTGGGCACGCACGAGTACCTGGCGCCGGAGGTGATCTCCGGGCAGGGCCACGGCAGCGCCGTCGACTGGTGGACGCTGGGGGTGTTCATGTACGAGATGATCTACGGGCGGACGCCGTTCAAGGGCGAGAGCAACGACAAGACGCTGGCCAACATCATCAAGCAGCCGCTGGCGTTCCCGCGCGTCGCGGCGGCCAGCGGCAGGGAGTGGGACGAGCACCTCCGCGCGCAGGACCTCATGGCCCAGCTCCTGGCCAAGAACCCCAAGAAGCGGCTGGGCGGCTGCACGGGCTCCGCCGAGGTGAAGCGGCACGACTTCTTCAGGGGCGTGAACTGGGCGCTCGTCAGGTCCGTCCGGCCGCCCGAGGtgcccaagccgccgccggcgccggcgccgaagaAGGTGGTGATGATGAGCAGGAAGGAGCGGCGGGAGCCTTACAACCCCGTCCGGTCCGACGAGCGCTTCGAGTACTTCTAAGCTGTAGGTCGTCGGCAGATTAGTGAAAGTGTACATACAGTAGCACGTACGGAGTACTACGACCGGAGGAGGAGCACCAAGCTGTAGTGCTGGCCAATAAAATCGCTCCTCAGTGCGGCTAGTTTGCAGGGGAAAATTTGAACCTTTTGTTCCTCATTTTTGTCCCACAGTTTGCTGCCTGCCAACATGATCATCGATTTTGTTTGAACAATCTTTTTTTCCCTTGCCGTGCCATGGATTGTCACAAGAAAGCGTGTGTGTTTGCAGTACAGGCATGCCAGGGGAGATGGGAGATCGAATCGATCGAGCTGAAATCACGGAGCGCGGCAGAGGCAGGCGGGCACAGGCAGACATGAGATCGACAtgctggcgcggcggcgttggcatggggcgcggacgggaGCGGGTGgatggcgcggcgcgcgggcccTGGGCGCCGTGCCGGTCGGCTCTCATGACGCCCCCGCGCACGCGCGTTTTGTCCCGTTTCCCCGTGCGCCCGGCCCAGCCCCCACCACCTGGTCGCGCACTcggcatcccccccccccccccccccccccgggccgATGCAGCCTTGCCGGCTCGAACCGTCACGCGTCCGTCTCGCTGGACGCCCAGTTTCCTGCGCCGCCATTCGACGCGAGGGTGTAGTATCTGCTAGTCTGCTAGCGCTTGGGCGCTGGCGAAGAGTCTGTTTGTTCTACGGCTAGCTTTGATTCTTCTACCTGCCCAACAGCCGTGCTGCCCGTGCCTCTACCGGCAGTCATTGGCATGCGGGGCCACGGCCCACATGCCAGCCGCAGCTTGCCAAAGGAGATCCTCGACACCTGCGCgtaggcgcaggcgcgggcgcgccgcGTTCTCGCTGGTTGGTTCGCCTGTCGGTCTCCCAGGCTTAGCAAGGGGTTACATGGCTACAGTGCGCCGATGACAGCAGGCTACCACCCGCATTGCCGTTCGGGcggtgcgcggcgggcgcgtcgTGTtccctcgctcgctcgctcgccgtaGCCCGTGATCTGGATCAGGCCGGTTACACGGACGGTCGCGCGCTGGTCAGGCTGGCTGCTGCAGCCTGCCAGGGGCGGGCTAGCTGGTAGGAGAGCTGTcgcagccggggcactacggccggcggcgccgtcgcacTCGGCGCACAGGGCGCGGCGCCACGCCATGCTTGGCCCCTGGCCGGTCCGTGACATCCGTCGGCACGTGCGCCCCCGGCCCTCCCGCCTTTCGCCGGCGCGTCGCACCCGCACGACCGGATCGATCCCCGGCTGGCCGGtgcggaggatggccggcggcggcgcacgtacGCACACTTGCACGCGCGCTGGTCACCGGCGTGATGTGATCTGTCATCCGACCGTAGCTGAGAAAATAAAATGCACGAAAGTTTCAGACCAGACGGTCGAGATCTGCTGATGATATGATGAACTCTGGCTATCAATCTGTGAAAGCTGTTAGCGCTACTCATACATATATTGGTGTCGGAGCCATCCACTTCTTTTAATCTGTACGTATAGCGTATACAATCATTCGGCTAGAAAGCAAGAGCGCTATACATTCAGGAGCGATTGGTATACGTGCAGGTGTATAGATGGATATACTGATGACTCGGTTCGTTGGACATGTAGGGCGAGAATCCAAGAACGGATGGATGGATCATGGTGCGTATCGGGCGACAATGATGTGGATTTGCCGTCGTGCACAGCTCGATCTTTTCAGTTCTTgtttactctctctctctctctctctctctctctctctctctctctctcgtttacTTTATTCTCTCACATACACTCACACACGCGTCAGGTCATAAGCTGCATCGTTGGTAGCAGCAGTAGCGCGATGATGTGCACGCAGAGGGTTCACTCCCTCCCCTCCGTCTCGCGAAAGAGAAAGATAGGACTCGAtcagaggaggggtgaggggcgAATGatgaggcggcggccatggggatCATGATGAGGCGCGCCTGCCCGGCCCGCATCATAACCCGGATGTGGAAGCCACTGTTCCTCCCACTGCATGCCCATGTCAGTCTCGGTCTCATCAGTCTCGCACTGTGCTCGCGAGCTCTCCGTTATTTTTTCTCCTCCGTTTTCCTGCTCTTTCTCGCGTCGCCAATGCTGGCAATGCGACGAGCCGGAGCCCGGAGCCTGTGTGCCATGTAGAAGCGTCGCGCCCATGATCGATCGCGTCGTCGCAGCCCGTGATCGACGACAGACAGAGGCTAGATGCCTAGATCTGGCTGCAGATCGGGCGGGCGCCAAGAGTGAAGAAGACCCTGTCGATCGCCGGCTCCGCTGCGGAGAGAACGCCACGTGTACGCACGTGCCTTGCTGGGGCGTCTCGGACGCGTCTGGAGTATGGAGCCGTGGGAATGCGTTCGATGATCAGGTATGGGCAGTGAATGCAGATTGAGCGCCAGGTTTATTAGCATCCTGTGCCTAGCTTGTTGAAACGCAGACTGATTGAACGCATGGTTTATCATCTCGGCTTTGCTTATTGAAACTAGATCTCGCCGCTGCGCAAACATCAAGTGGAAATCCTTTAGATTAgatcattttttaaaaaagaaaatcaagtgGCCAATAGATGACGATAGTTTACTTACTAGGAGGTAAAGTGTTCTACAACACTACAACAGCATGCGTGTTTAGTTCCTGAAGTTGGAACCACGTACAAACCTTTAACAAAAGAATCACGAGAACTGCAAGCTCTCTTGAAACCGAGAGCTCTAACAAGGAACTGGTGAGTCCATACGCTAATCACTCTATTTTGGGCAGTTAAGTTCGGGCCACAAGGATCTCTTTTCGTCCAAGTCTATTTTCGACTTTACAAACATGTCAGTCCCAATCTCTTCTTCCCTTCCGATGCCCATAAGGCCATAACCAGGCCAGCCCAACTTCTCAGTACCCTAGCCCGACCGAGGACCAGatgcgtttttttatttttatattttttaaaatcgttttttacagaaatatattttcggtttcacaatttacaggtttatacccctgccgcccccctaccgggcggtaggggcttatatgtaattaaaatttgtgttttatcgcatggaggcccctaccgcctggcagggggcggcaggctccccccaatataaaagccgAGGCCCCCCactgcatttgcagcaaacaacatccatagagggaaaaagaagagacgtggggtgagggagggagttgcagcAGCGAAGCCCTGacagattttggatccgaaccgcaggtgttcctttacatcttgcgttgtaatacctcaAAACAATGTGAAATCATTAAACTGAATTAATtttgacaacaccatctctatcgtaccatccacTAATACATCCAACTTCTTATtgattacaagatgtgtcatgatctcaagtattatactagatttttcttcggtccatgaaaatcttCCAAAATTAGAGGCagtcattgccttatgctgcaatatttagaaacaagtttaatactatat contains:
- the LOC120705833 gene encoding protein kinase PINOID 2-like; its protein translation is MATIKEESDYDSSRSSLTAPGSRRSWISDIGSSSSVSVRSFGGGWDAPATSCRHKPHKANQAEWEAIRRVRAAAGRIGLEHFRLVRRLGSGDLGNVYLCQLREPWSTGCLYAMKVVDKDALAFRKKLRRAEVEREILRTLDHPFLPTLYADFEASHYACLVMEFCPGGDLHVARQRQPGKRFSISSARFYVAETVLALEYLHMMGVVYRDLKPENVLVRGDGHIMLSDFDLSLKCDVVPMLLRHNSLPHNAAAAAKPSCVPPIQPVLSCLFKGVHKCHAKEEAVPKKPGDDEAGGASSEPADTNPELVVEPVSARSKSFVGTHEYLAPEVISGQGHGSAVDWWTLGVFMYEMIYGRTPFKGESNDKTLANIIKQPLAFPRVAAASGREWDEHLRAQDLMAQLLAKNPKKRLGGCTGSAEVKRHDFFRGVNWALVRSVRPPEVPKPPPAPAPKKVVMMSRKERREPYNPVRSDERFEYF